In Paenibacillus ihbetae, the following are encoded in one genomic region:
- a CDS encoding prophage endopeptidase tail family protein, whose product MITILNQSHQPLAVIEDYFNDEILEQINGSYTLSFSLYLDDEKSQYIAMGNIAEVENQYFNIIHHRRTRSEDGKVEIVVYCEQVAYDLLFHLFEGGFIHSGTPQQLLTLALDGTKFAVGSVQPTGYISIELKEGVNARGVLMEIAAQSGCELLFDQYVVSLLNKRGQDRGVQFRLGKNLKGIIKDVNGQTGEILTSYEIDVVELNTLPEFAGLEYFELGDVVDIIDEELGINEQQRIIEYSYSPKRRINSKVKIANYIEGIQDTIYRIQTTTVGKDKWMYGVKIGPDEGIVIERYDKMARSIWNADEFRMQKGNGNGSYTDSLYFDPINQEYEFTGVVRAGQFIGGSIQIGNDFSVDETGHMKAVGAEFSGDISASTITGGDIYGSFIQGADILGSTIRTAASGERIVLDPYGFEFFDSFNALRVTLGTNPQANISGHTYYNSSSQSQGLIYASGNQLHVIGVNDLFMRALNGSTIFQGTVDFSQANVIGL is encoded by the coding sequence TTGATAACCATCCTAAACCAATCACATCAACCTCTAGCCGTCATAGAGGATTACTTCAATGATGAGATTCTCGAGCAAATCAACGGGTCATACACGTTAAGTTTCTCGCTATACCTGGATGACGAGAAAAGCCAATACATTGCAATGGGTAACATTGCTGAAGTGGAAAACCAATACTTTAACATTATCCATCACCGCCGAACCCGCTCTGAAGACGGGAAAGTAGAAATAGTGGTATATTGTGAGCAGGTCGCCTATGACCTGCTCTTTCATTTGTTCGAAGGTGGTTTCATCCATTCCGGCACGCCGCAACAGCTTTTAACCCTGGCGCTTGATGGCACCAAATTTGCAGTAGGGTCGGTACAACCAACCGGATATATCAGCATTGAACTCAAAGAGGGCGTAAATGCGCGTGGTGTCTTGATGGAGATCGCTGCTCAATCTGGTTGTGAATTGCTCTTTGATCAATACGTGGTTTCCTTGCTTAATAAAAGGGGCCAGGATCGCGGCGTACAGTTCCGATTAGGCAAGAACCTCAAAGGCATCATAAAGGACGTGAACGGGCAAACAGGCGAGATTTTAACGTCATATGAAATCGATGTAGTGGAGCTCAACACGTTGCCAGAGTTTGCAGGTCTGGAATACTTTGAACTTGGAGATGTTGTGGACATCATTGACGAGGAATTGGGCATCAATGAACAGCAGCGCATCATCGAATATTCCTACTCGCCTAAACGCCGGATTAACAGCAAGGTGAAAATTGCGAATTACATCGAAGGTATCCAAGACACCATATACCGGATTCAGACGACAACCGTAGGTAAGGATAAATGGATGTATGGTGTTAAGATTGGACCGGATGAGGGAATAGTGATTGAGCGCTATGACAAGATGGCCCGTTCAATTTGGAACGCTGATGAATTCCGGATGCAAAAAGGAAACGGAAACGGCAGCTACACCGATTCGCTATACTTCGATCCGATCAATCAGGAGTATGAGTTCACAGGAGTCGTGAGAGCTGGTCAGTTCATCGGAGGAAGCATTCAGATAGGTAATGATTTCAGCGTTGATGAAACAGGCCACATGAAGGCCGTAGGGGCTGAATTCAGCGGTGATATATCCGCCTCGACCATAACCGGGGGAGATATCTACGGATCGTTCATACAAGGCGCTGATATCCTTGGTAGTACGATCAGGACGGCAGCGTCAGGTGAAAGGATTGTCCTTGATCCCTACGGATTCGAATTCTTTGATTCCTTCAATGCGTTGAGGGTTACACTCGGGACAAATCCACAGGCCAACATTTCAGGTCACACTTATTACAACTCATCAAGCCAGTCACAGGGATTAATATACGCTTCCGGCAACCAGTTGCATGTCATAGGGGTTAACGACTTATTCATGCGAGCACTGAACGGTTCTACCATATTCCAAGGTACTGTGGACTTCAGCCAAGCAAATGTTATCGGGCTGTAA
- a CDS encoding LysM peptidoglycan-binding domain-containing protein, translated as MLKYSTYRSIYENIPTETGSGSEAWIHQIKSKIASLPLTKLLIILLIVVFGWTGAYSVFAGGTEEPTGEKQVIVQSGDSLWKIASVHKPENVDIRVYIDTIRRNNGLKGPDIQAGDVLSLPVW; from the coding sequence ATGTTGAAATATAGTACATACCGCAGCATTTATGAGAATATACCGACAGAGACGGGTTCCGGCTCCGAAGCCTGGATCCATCAGATAAAGTCAAAGATCGCTTCCCTCCCGTTAACGAAGCTTCTGATCATTCTGCTTATCGTTGTATTCGGTTGGACAGGCGCATACTCCGTATTCGCCGGGGGAACGGAAGAACCGACCGGAGAGAAGCAAGTTATTGTTCAATCGGGTGACTCCTTGTGGAAGATCGCTTCCGTTCATAAGCCGGAGAATGTGGACATTCGGGTATATATCGATACCATTCGCAGAAATAACGGCTTGAAGGGGCCGGATATTCAGGCCGGTGATGTATTATCCTTGCCGGTATGGTAA
- a CDS encoding phage holin family protein has translation MEYINAELVGVVLACWIIGYVLKQTPLIPDWSIIYLVTIIAIVFACMLLGFTVQSVIQGILCGAVAVFGNQLVKQGKKGVEGE, from the coding sequence ATGGAATATATCAATGCTGAACTGGTTGGGGTCGTCTTAGCTTGCTGGATTATCGGATATGTACTGAAGCAAACTCCGCTTATTCCAGATTGGAGCATTATTTACCTGGTTACGATCATTGCTATAGTATTCGCTTGTATGTTGTTGGGCTTCACTGTCCAAAGCGTTATCCAAGGCATTCTTTGTGGGGCTGTGGCTGTATTCGGCAATCAACTCGTTAAGCAGGGCAAGAAGGGAGTGGAGGGAGAGTGA
- a CDS encoding DUF896 domain-containing protein — MDIDTLVERINTLARKQKSEGLTEEELKERAELREIYLNNIRKNFRQQLESIEWVDDNDQKGGPRLKH, encoded by the coding sequence ATGGACATCGATACATTGGTAGAACGCATCAATACATTGGCACGCAAGCAGAAAAGCGAGGGGTTGACCGAAGAGGAACTGAAGGAACGGGCAGAGCTTCGGGAAATCTACCTTAACAATATTCGCAAAAACTTCAGACAGCAGCTGGAATCGATCGAATGGGTTGATGATAACGACCAAAAGGGCGGTCCCCGTCTGAAGCACTAG
- a CDS encoding acyltransferase has product MKRVIGIDIVKVVAAFFVISVHFFLNTRYYNQPLTPGENLFTQTSLRWLFLNCVPLFLISTGFLQMNKTVSSKYYKGILPILGVYLFYSVITIIVRDVHFDEHNSFLGWGYQILSFGAVPYAWYVNMFIGLYLIIPFLNAIFHSLADKQKRLILILILIILTGLPLFFNYLPVKIMFFPGWWMGLYPLAYYFIGCYIREYRPKINKWIALVLLVLVTLSETIITYLLAAGGPFKSDLGDYGSIIVMASSVLLFLLLYDLDFKNSTLRTVVSKISTITLDIYLASYLADRFVYQYVWDKIFESNYQIIYYFVPIVGSIIAISVTVGLVRKWCTDFVLGIINGNVRKRNTEGVDIQ; this is encoded by the coding sequence ATGAAAAGAGTAATAGGAATAGACATCGTGAAGGTAGTAGCAGCTTTCTTTGTAATATCAGTGCATTTTTTTCTCAATACCCGTTATTATAACCAGCCATTAACTCCTGGAGAAAATCTCTTTACACAAACAAGTCTAAGGTGGCTATTCCTAAACTGCGTTCCGCTATTTTTGATTTCGACTGGTTTTCTTCAAATGAATAAAACAGTTTCTTCAAAATACTATAAAGGTATTCTCCCAATATTGGGAGTTTACTTATTCTATTCTGTGATTACCATAATTGTGAGAGACGTTCACTTCGATGAACATAATAGTTTTTTGGGATGGGGTTATCAAATACTTAGTTTCGGAGCAGTACCTTATGCATGGTACGTAAACATGTTTATAGGTCTGTATTTGATCATCCCGTTCCTAAATGCTATCTTTCACAGTTTAGCGGACAAACAAAAGAGGCTTATTCTGATCTTGATACTAATCATTCTTACGGGATTACCTTTATTTTTTAATTATTTGCCGGTTAAGATAATGTTTTTCCCGGGGTGGTGGATGGGGCTATACCCCTTGGCATATTATTTTATCGGCTGCTATATAAGGGAATATAGGCCGAAAATCAATAAATGGATCGCGCTTGTACTTCTGGTACTAGTTACTCTCTCTGAAACGATTATTACTTATTTATTGGCAGCGGGAGGCCCCTTTAAATCGGACTTGGGGGATTACGGTTCTATTATTGTAATGGCTTCATCTGTTTTGTTGTTTTTGCTTTTGTATGATCTGGATTTTAAAAACTCGACATTACGGACTGTTGTTAGTAAAATCTCTACAATAACACTGGATATATACTTAGCATCATATCTGGCCGACAGATTCGTTTACCAATATGTGTGGGACAAAATTTTCGAGTCTAACTATCAGATTATTTATTATTTCGTGCCAATTGTGGGTTCAATAATTGCTATATCCGTAACGGTGGGGTTAGTCCGGAAATGGTGTACTGATTTTGTTTTGGGAATTATAAATGGAAACGTAAGGAAAAGAAATACAGAAGGGGTGGACATCCAATAA
- a CDS encoding sulfurtransferase TusA family protein has protein sequence MKQKLAVLGMVCPFPLIEAKEAMESLKSGDELEIDFDCTQATESIPRWAAEAGHKITNFVQLTDASWSITVQKK, from the coding sequence ATGAAACAAAAATTAGCTGTGCTTGGAATGGTATGTCCTTTTCCTTTGATTGAAGCGAAAGAAGCGATGGAATCTCTAAAAAGCGGCGACGAGCTGGAGATCGATTTTGACTGCACGCAGGCAACGGAAAGTATTCCGCGTTGGGCTGCCGAAGCGGGCCACAAAATTACTAATTTCGTTCAGCTTACGGATGCATCCTGGTCGATTACGGTTCAGAAGAAGTAA
- the lexA gene encoding transcriptional repressor LexA, which translates to MSKISSRQLAILEFIRNEVRSKGYPPSVREIGEAVGLASSSTVHGHLDRLEKKGLIRRDPTKPRAIELLGQEESESSNLFTHTIARVPVVGKVTAGVPITATENIEDYFPLPQHYVGDDKVFMLSVVGDSMIEAGIHSGDYVIVRQQQTADNGDIVVAMTEEDEATVKTFYKEKDHIRLQPENPSYEPLRLNHVTILGKVIGLFRDVH; encoded by the coding sequence ATGTCGAAAATATCCAGCCGCCAGCTGGCGATCTTAGAGTTTATCCGAAACGAAGTTCGTAGCAAAGGCTATCCGCCTTCTGTCCGGGAAATCGGCGAGGCTGTCGGACTAGCTTCCAGTTCAACAGTCCACGGCCACCTTGACCGCCTGGAGAAGAAAGGCTTGATCCGCCGCGACCCTACGAAGCCAAGAGCCATTGAGCTGCTTGGCCAGGAAGAATCCGAGAGCAGCAACCTGTTTACCCACACCATCGCCCGGGTTCCCGTAGTCGGCAAAGTTACAGCCGGGGTTCCGATCACGGCGACCGAGAACATCGAAGATTATTTCCCGCTGCCGCAGCACTATGTGGGCGACGACAAGGTGTTCATGTTGTCCGTCGTCGGCGACAGTATGATCGAAGCAGGCATCCACAGCGGCGATTATGTGATCGTCCGTCAACAGCAAACCGCCGATAACGGCGATATTGTCGTGGCCATGACGGAAGAGGACGAAGCAACGGTGAAGACCTTTTACAAGGAGAAGGACCATATTCGGCTTCAGCCGGAGAACCCAAGTTATGAGCCGCTGCGCCTCAATCACGTGACGATCCTCGGTAAAGTCATTGGATTGTTCCGCGATGTTCACTAG
- a CDS encoding glycosyl hydrolase family 28-related protein produces the protein MANIQNIPLKEKLRDSNPKINQNFQNLNTELTGHISSKTAHKAEDITYTGQVPGDDVKEAIDNVNRRISEIVAQSGNDNTEIVDARGGYPVLGDRLNDFDERFSDLSYNVKAFGAKGDGVTDDTAAIQAALDSNATKIYFPAGKYLITTPLFLRRRGVCIEGPNASQNDDSGGNEYTGAAIYKMNNATRTFTGINQDGDPETHTVNAHLIIAIENGYGAPYWAHGTRVKNLGFFGDENSQDKPVAIFGYRVPNSTFENIIAKHVSYGFQGYDCWRTRWVAYQVWYADVCGIKSVAATSNHLDNCYVSNAPVSYILNNTYSQLSNCASDHAVEIAYWIQGGQCTMSACGEEGSKGIKVLSGFNGSANGVVNLVGFYPNTTDDLVRTTEFKTVETNWVNPVILQYNYFGYGEINVTGMRSRASDERGASYIHNENVNFVNSSYPGTLGMPTETKAVNYTEQWEYHDVMLNDGSPTGGAVVGKAYVGYDGHFKHIIFDIDIDPNVAPAWGSVGWILRDNYGANYGVDRQDKNNQYADGGQKKIYYTFGSGMFPYNLINFFNLFDFVVYDKSTGTNSGKNANYYVRYNTNTRAFELSEVSSQSVVNPATTIGGANKKLLIIGKLPNWA, from the coding sequence TTGGCAAACATTCAGAACATTCCTTTGAAAGAGAAACTGAGAGACAGTAACCCCAAGATCAATCAAAACTTTCAAAATCTAAATACTGAATTGACCGGTCATATTAGTTCTAAAACAGCGCACAAGGCCGAAGATATAACATACACAGGGCAAGTACCTGGAGATGATGTAAAAGAAGCAATCGATAATGTTAATAGACGTATTAGCGAAATAGTTGCACAGTCCGGAAACGACAACACAGAAATCGTTGATGCTCGTGGTGGGTATCCGGTTTTGGGGGATAGGCTTAATGATTTTGATGAACGGTTTTCAGATTTATCATATAACGTAAAAGCATTTGGAGCTAAGGGTGATGGCGTTACAGATGACACAGCAGCGATTCAAGCAGCATTAGACTCAAATGCGACAAAAATTTATTTCCCTGCCGGGAAGTATTTAATTACAACCCCTTTATTTCTAAGACGACGTGGTGTATGTATTGAAGGCCCGAACGCATCCCAAAATGATGATAGTGGAGGTAATGAATACACCGGAGCTGCCATATACAAAATGAATAACGCGACCCGAACATTCACGGGAATTAATCAAGATGGAGATCCGGAAACTCATACGGTCAACGCTCACCTAATCATAGCCATCGAAAATGGATATGGCGCGCCTTACTGGGCGCATGGAACTAGAGTCAAGAATCTTGGTTTCTTCGGTGATGAAAATTCACAAGATAAACCAGTTGCAATATTTGGTTACAGAGTTCCTAACTCTACTTTCGAAAATATAATCGCTAAACATGTGTCCTACGGGTTTCAAGGCTATGATTGTTGGCGTACTCGTTGGGTGGCATATCAAGTTTGGTATGCAGATGTATGTGGTATTAAAAGCGTCGCCGCAACGTCTAACCATTTGGATAATTGTTACGTAAGCAATGCCCCTGTTAGTTATATACTCAATAATACCTACTCACAGTTATCGAATTGCGCGTCAGACCACGCCGTAGAGATTGCATATTGGATTCAAGGTGGTCAATGTACGATGTCAGCGTGCGGCGAAGAAGGTTCAAAGGGTATAAAGGTCCTTTCTGGATTCAACGGGTCTGCAAATGGTGTTGTTAATCTGGTTGGTTTTTACCCGAATACTACAGATGACTTAGTGAGAACAACTGAATTTAAAACTGTTGAAACCAATTGGGTAAACCCAGTGATTCTGCAATACAATTATTTCGGGTATGGAGAAATTAACGTTACAGGTATGCGCAGTAGGGCTTCCGACGAGCGTGGAGCAAGTTACATTCATAACGAAAACGTTAACTTTGTCAATAGCAGTTATCCAGGTACATTGGGTATGCCGACAGAAACAAAAGCAGTGAACTATACCGAACAGTGGGAATATCACGATGTTATGTTGAATGACGGCAGCCCTACAGGTGGTGCAGTCGTGGGAAAAGCGTACGTTGGTTATGATGGTCACTTCAAACACATCATATTTGACATTGATATTGATCCTAATGTTGCGCCTGCTTGGGGAAGTGTAGGATGGATACTTCGTGATAATTATGGGGCGAATTACGGAGTAGACCGACAAGACAAAAACAATCAGTATGCAGATGGAGGACAGAAGAAGATATATTACACCTTTGGGAGTGGAATGTTTCCATATAACTTAATCAACTTTTTTAATCTGTTTGATTTCGTTGTATATGACAAATCTACTGGAACAAACAGTGGTAAGAATGCTAATTATTATGTTAGGTACAACACTAACACAAGAGCTTTTGAGTTGAGCGAGGTGTCGTCTCAGTCTGTTGTTAATCCTGCCACTACAATAGGAGGTGCCAACAAAAAACTGTTAATTATCGGGAAGTTGCCAAATTGGGCGTAA
- a CDS encoding stalk domain-containing protein, translating into MKTKRLLGFVVAFVLGVSVAAFGQDVYAQINSMIGKKVTGEYTVIVNGETLSEKGAIIDGRANVPVRALSESLGADIKVEGNTIMVTAEETPVNNQVVLLDGKYYTKYDLLNEQKKITDLLEHLNSSIEKEEAKTESMSEQTGVVKQVWEDGLKSLREKVDQNTLKLNNINEALKAFE; encoded by the coding sequence ATGAAAACGAAAAGGTTGCTCGGTTTTGTTGTTGCATTTGTACTTGGTGTTTCTGTAGCTGCGTTCGGACAAGATGTGTATGCTCAGATAAATTCAATGATCGGCAAGAAAGTTACTGGTGAGTATACAGTTATAGTAAATGGCGAAACACTCTCCGAAAAAGGAGCAATCATTGATGGTCGGGCTAACGTTCCGGTTAGAGCGTTGTCTGAGTCCTTAGGAGCTGATATAAAGGTGGAAGGAAACACAATCATGGTTACGGCTGAGGAAACTCCAGTTAACAACCAAGTCGTTCTGTTGGATGGTAAATACTACACGAAATATGACTTGCTGAACGAACAGAAAAAGATTACGGATTTACTGGAGCATTTAAATAGCAGCATTGAAAAAGAAGAAGCAAAGACAGAATCCATGAGTGAACAAACTGGTGTGGTTAAACAGGTGTGGGAAGATGGTTTGAAGAGCCTTAGAGAAAAGGTTGATCAGAACACATTGAAACTAAACAATATCAACGAAGCATTAAAAGCATTCGAATAA
- a CDS encoding hemolysin XhlA family protein, protein MDGVQSEMLQRITRVETKVDNMDEKLDRAINANETAIKALHEANLANTRLDKIEDNQKWLWRTFAGAFVLAVAAFIISGGLK, encoded by the coding sequence GTGGATGGAGTACAATCCGAAATGCTGCAAAGAATCACCAGAGTAGAAACGAAGGTGGACAACATGGATGAAAAGTTAGATAGAGCGATTAATGCCAACGAGACAGCAATCAAAGCATTACACGAAGCGAATTTGGCAAACACCAGGCTGGACAAAATCGAAGATAACCAAAAATGGCTCTGGCGTACATTCGCCGGGGCTTTTGTTTTGGCAGTCGCTGCCTTTATTATCTCGGGCGGCCTTAAATAA
- a CDS encoding RNA polymerase sigma factor, with protein MNRLEFEYVKHMASMDTDTLDAIMEHYGSEIWNYSYFLTGQHALADDIAQEVFIKAYYGIHTFRGQSSLKTWLLTITRHTAFRHKKSFFLRRVTLLDRIQPAGHSTSAETEYLDRQYTDDIWDIIMELPVKFREVLMLDLHYDMPIQQIAELLGIAAGTVKSRLHRARQKVQNKLGEHQI; from the coding sequence GTGAATCGGTTGGAGTTCGAATACGTAAAGCACATGGCTTCCATGGATACCGACACGTTAGACGCGATCATGGAGCATTACGGCAGTGAGATCTGGAATTACTCATACTTTTTGACGGGGCAGCACGCGCTTGCGGACGACATTGCTCAAGAAGTCTTTATCAAAGCTTATTACGGCATACATACCTTTCGCGGACAATCCAGTTTGAAAACTTGGCTGCTTACGATTACGCGGCATACGGCTTTTCGGCATAAGAAGTCATTTTTTCTAAGGCGGGTAACCTTATTGGATCGGATTCAACCGGCAGGGCACAGCACCTCGGCGGAGACGGAGTATCTGGACAGGCAGTACACGGACGATATCTGGGATATCATCATGGAGCTTCCGGTTAAATTCCGAGAGGTGCTGATGCTGGATCTTCATTATGATATGCCGATTCAACAGATTGCCGAGCTGCTGGGGATTGCGGCCGGCACGGTTAAATCCAGGCTGCATCGGGCTAGGCAAAAAGTACAGAACAAACTGGGGGAGCATCAGATATGA
- a CDS encoding YeeE/YedE family protein: protein MIITGLLCGALLGFVMQRGRFCLTGGFRDMYLTKDNRMFYALLIAISVQSIGVFALIQMGLIQFQAGEFNWLATILGSFIFGIGIILAGGCATGTWYRAGEGLIGSWIALFGYMGMSAVMKSGALSPVNNSLKGISTPTNSIPATFGLSVWPFIALLALITIFLVVKQLRKPKVFIPSLPPKRKGLNHLLFEKRWHPFFTAILVGLVALLAWPLSEATGRMSGLGITTPSANILQYLVTGDGDKYLNWGVFLVLGIFLGSFVAAKGSREFRFRAPDAKTAVSSFSGGILMGFGASWAGGCSIGNGLVMTAMMTWQGWVSLIFMILGTWAASYFVYVRPRASAKKKAAVYQTTTA from the coding sequence ATGATTATTACAGGATTATTATGCGGTGCTTTACTCGGATTTGTCATGCAGCGGGGACGTTTTTGTCTGACAGGTGGATTCCGGGATATGTATCTGACAAAAGATAACCGGATGTTTTACGCGCTGCTGATTGCGATCAGCGTACAGAGTATCGGCGTATTCGCATTGATCCAGATGGGACTTATTCAGTTCCAAGCCGGGGAGTTTAACTGGCTGGCTACGATCCTCGGTTCTTTCATATTTGGAATAGGCATTATATTGGCCGGCGGCTGTGCGACAGGGACATGGTATCGGGCAGGGGAAGGGCTGATCGGAAGCTGGATCGCTCTTTTCGGATACATGGGGATGAGCGCTGTTATGAAATCCGGAGCCCTGTCGCCGGTGAACAACAGCCTTAAAGGAATTTCAACACCTACGAACTCCATTCCGGCCACGTTCGGTTTATCGGTATGGCCATTTATCGCTTTACTTGCTCTAATTACTATTTTTCTTGTCGTCAAGCAGCTGCGCAAGCCAAAAGTGTTTATTCCGTCGCTGCCGCCGAAGCGTAAAGGCCTTAATCATCTGTTGTTCGAGAAGCGCTGGCATCCGTTCTTCACCGCGATCCTCGTCGGACTGGTTGCTTTATTGGCATGGCCGCTGAGCGAAGCGACGGGCAGGATGTCGGGGCTTGGAATTACCACGCCTTCCGCTAACATTCTTCAGTATCTGGTAACCGGAGATGGCGACAAATATTTGAATTGGGGCGTGTTCCTTGTACTAGGTATTTTCCTAGGCTCATTCGTCGCCGCCAAAGGAAGCCGCGAGTTTCGCTTCCGGGCTCCTGATGCCAAGACGGCCGTATCCAGTTTTTCCGGCGGCATTTTGATGGGGTTCGGGGCCAGCTGGGCAGGCGGCTGCTCCATCGGAAACGGCCTGGTCATGACGGCGATGATGACGTGGCAGGGTTGGGTATCCTTAATCTTTATGATTTTAGGTACGTGGGCAGCTTCTTATTTTGTATATGTGCGACCACGTGCCAGCGCCAAGAAGAAGGCGGCAGTTTATCAAACGACAACGGCTTAG
- a CDS encoding N-acetylmuramoyl-L-alanine amidase, which yields MSAKTITIHNTGNPSSSANGERGWLTNPANERQASFHIVVDEREAIECIPLNENAWHAGDGSGSASGNRTSIGIEICESGNYAKTIDNAVTLVAQMLMERGWGVDRLRRHWDWSRKICPRLMYDGGTWSGWYAFKAAVQGRLNEMKKGGSAVVNDKVTVEAYGKQIKDGKLIDGTVYVPLRAVAEARGDKVSWDNKTKTATISEK from the coding sequence ATGTCCGCGAAAACAATCACGATCCACAATACAGGAAATCCATCTTCTTCAGCTAACGGCGAAAGGGGATGGCTCACCAATCCGGCTAATGAACGTCAGGCATCTTTTCATATCGTAGTGGATGAACGCGAAGCCATTGAATGCATTCCACTGAACGAAAATGCATGGCATGCTGGTGATGGTAGCGGCAGCGCTAGTGGTAACCGGACATCGATCGGCATTGAAATCTGTGAGAGTGGAAATTACGCCAAGACAATTGATAACGCAGTGACGTTAGTCGCTCAGATGTTGATGGAGCGAGGTTGGGGCGTGGATCGACTGCGCAGACATTGGGACTGGTCGCGCAAGATATGTCCGCGCCTTATGTATGATGGCGGCACATGGTCAGGGTGGTATGCATTTAAGGCCGCTGTACAAGGTCGCTTGAACGAGATGAAGAAGGGGGGCTCTGCTGTCGTGAATGATAAAGTAACCGTGGAAGCTTACGGGAAACAGATCAAAGACGGAAAACTAATCGATGGTACGGTGTATGTCCCATTGCGAGCTGTTGCAGAGGCCCGGGGTGATAAAGTATCCTGGGACAATAAAACAAAGACAGCAACAATTTCCGAAAAGTAA
- a CDS encoding HAD family hydrolase, with protein MPITAVLFDLDDTLLWDERSVEEAFEVTAEAGASAAGVDAKELLNAVREEARSLYASYDTFAFTQMIGINPFEGLWANFTAGTQPEFRRLQELAPIYRKESWRRGLARVGVQNESLAETLAERFAAERRARPYVYEETFDVLKELQGKVKLLLLTNGSPDLQQEKLDGVPELTPYFDHIVISGDFGKGKPDVSIFQHALGLLDAKPGEAVMVGDKLTTDIKGGNAAGLHTVWINRVDRPKDPAIVPEFEIKHLSELHAILSTL; from the coding sequence ATGCCGATTACTGCCGTGTTGTTTGACTTGGATGATACGTTGTTATGGGATGAACGAAGCGTGGAAGAAGCCTTTGAAGTGACGGCAGAAGCAGGAGCTTCTGCAGCGGGGGTTGATGCCAAGGAGCTGCTGAATGCGGTACGGGAAGAGGCACGATCACTGTACGCATCCTATGATACCTTTGCATTTACCCAGATGATCGGGATCAATCCCTTCGAGGGGCTGTGGGCGAATTTTACGGCTGGAACACAGCCGGAATTTCGAAGATTACAGGAGCTTGCACCGATATATCGGAAGGAATCCTGGCGCCGCGGTCTTGCACGGGTAGGCGTTCAGAATGAAAGCCTCGCCGAAACGCTGGCAGAGCGGTTTGCGGCAGAGCGCAGGGCCAGACCTTATGTATATGAAGAAACGTTTGATGTGCTGAAGGAACTGCAAGGAAAGGTGAAGCTGCTGCTGCTCACAAACGGCAGCCCGGATCTTCAGCAGGAAAAGCTTGATGGTGTTCCCGAGCTGACTCCTTATTTTGACCACATTGTCATTTCAGGCGACTTCGGCAAAGGCAAGCCGGATGTGTCGATCTTCCAGCATGCGCTTGGACTGCTTGACGCTAAGCCTGGCGAGGCAGTCATGGTGGGCGATAAGCTGACGACGGATATCAAGGGCGGCAATGCGGCCGGACTTCATACCGTCTGGATCAACCGGGTGGACCGGCCGAAGGATCCTGCCATTGTTCCGGAGTTTGAGATCAAGCATTTGTCCGAGCTTCACGCCATTTTGTCCACTCTTTAA